From Woronichinia naegeliana WA131, the proteins below share one genomic window:
- a CDS encoding DUF4277 domain-containing protein encodes MTQLNVKNLDHLGIIAAVVDELGLVDYINEQLQENDRAKISAGLVVKAMILNGLGFINSPLYLFREHLTFAISRNT; translated from the coding sequence ATGACCCAATTAAACGTTAAAAATCTCGACCATTTAGGAATAATCGCGGCCGTAGTTGATGAACTAGGTCTAGTGGATTATATCAATGAACAGTTACAAGAAAATGACCGTGCGAAAATCAGTGCGGGTCTGGTGGTTAAAGCCATGATTCTCAATGGCTTAGGATTTATTAATTCTCCCTTGTATTTATTCAGGGAGCATCTCACCTTTGCAATAAGTAGAAATACTTAA
- a CDS encoding IS1634 family transposase: MTQLNVKNLDHLGIIAAIVDELGLVDYINEQLGENDRAKISAGLVVKAMILNGLGFINSPLYLFSRFFEDKPVEHLLGKGIKASDLNDDRLGRVLDLIFMAGISRLFLGICLKAVEIFKIVMKSSHLDSSSLSVQGEYKLSVEREDKESQIIHITHGYSKDKRPDLKQFVLNLVCWGDGDIPAFLELGDGNQSDKKEFAKLLKKFNEQWQFDGLYIADSALYSADNLQKLTGIYWLCSVPKTIREVQDAVSQLASEQFITTDLEGYRLTSLESEYGGVKQRWIVVDSEQKKALDLKQLTKKTEKATAQAQRQLEQLQRQEFACREDALTALSRWEKSLEWHLLQDLTVVEKCHYGHRGKPRPHEQPIRRSYHAQATFSLNSAKVQASERAAGRFVLATNQLDGDSLSDEQLLVHYKQQQGVERGFRFLKDPLFLASSVFLKTPERIMALSFIMVLCLLVYSLGQRKLRLALAEQEETVPNQLGKPTQRPTLRWIFQMLRGVHWVVLDNCPQIINLTLERERILRFFGATTCQYYLLS; the protein is encoded by the coding sequence ATGACCCAATTAAACGTTAAAAATCTCGACCATTTAGGAATAATCGCGGCGATAGTTGATGAACTAGGTCTAGTGGATTATATCAATGAACAACTAGGAGAAAATGACCGTGCTAAAATCAGTGCGGGTCTGGTAGTGAAAGCGATGATTCTCAATGGCTTAGGCTTTATCAACTCTCCTTTATATTTGTTCAGTCGTTTTTTTGAAGATAAACCAGTAGAACATCTTTTAGGAAAAGGAATAAAAGCCAGCGACCTGAATGATGACCGTTTAGGGAGAGTCTTAGATTTAATCTTTATGGCCGGCATCAGCCGTTTGTTTCTCGGAATTTGTCTAAAAGCCGTAGAAATCTTCAAAATAGTGATGAAAAGTTCCCATTTAGACTCCAGTTCATTATCGGTACAAGGGGAATATAAATTATCGGTGGAGAGAGAAGACAAAGAAAGCCAAATAATCCATATCACTCATGGCTATTCAAAGGATAAGCGACCAGACTTGAAACAATTTGTCTTGAATCTAGTCTGTTGGGGGGATGGCGACATTCCCGCTTTTCTCGAATTAGGAGATGGCAATCAAAGTGATAAAAAAGAGTTTGCTAAACTCTTGAAAAAGTTCAATGAGCAGTGGCAATTCGATGGTTTGTATATAGCAGATTCAGCCTTATACAGTGCCGATAACTTGCAAAAGTTAACCGGCATATACTGGTTATGTTCTGTGCCGAAAACGATTAGAGAAGTGCAGGATGCGGTCAGTCAATTAGCCTCGGAGCAATTCATCACAACTGATTTAGAGGGCTATCGTCTTACCTCCTTAGAAAGTGAATATGGGGGAGTCAAACAACGTTGGATAGTGGTAGATAGCGAGCAAAAAAAAGCTTTAGACCTCAAACAACTGACGAAGAAGACAGAGAAAGCAACGGCTCAAGCTCAAAGACAATTAGAACAATTACAGCGTCAGGAATTTGCTTGTCGGGAGGATGCTTTAACCGCCCTGAGCCGATGGGAGAAGAGTTTAGAATGGCATCTTCTTCAAGACCTAACTGTCGTCGAAAAATGTCATTACGGTCATCGAGGTAAACCCCGTCCCCATGAACAGCCCATTCGTCGTAGCTATCATGCCCAAGCCACTTTCAGCCTCAATAGTGCGAAAGTTCAAGCTTCAGAGCGGGCAGCAGGACGTTTTGTCTTGGCGACGAATCAGCTAGATGGAGACTCTTTGAGCGATGAGCAACTGCTTGTCCACTACAAGCAACAGCAAGGGGTAGAGCGAGGTTTTCGCTTCCTTAAAGACCCTCTGTTTTTGGCGTCCAGTGTTTTTCTCAAAACCCCTGAGCGGATTATGGCATTGAGTTTCATCATGGTGTTGTGTTTACTGGTGTACAGCTTGGGACAACGTAAACTGAGACTGGCTCTGGCAGAGCAGGAGGAGACTGTGCCTAATCAGTTGGGAAAGCCGACTCAGCGTCCGACACTGCGTTGGATTTTTCAGATGTTGAGAGGAGTTCATTGGGTTGTACTGGATAATTGTCCCCAAATAATCAATCTAACGCTTGAGCGAGAGAGGATTTTGCGCTTTTTTGGGGCTACTACTTGTCAGTATTATCTTTTGTCATAA
- a CDS encoding DUF5615 family PIN-like protein, with the protein MKLLFDENLSPKLPRLLATEFPNSLHVRDIGMKGFADEIIWEYAKNNNFIVISKDSDFYQRALLYGHPPKLIWLRIGNCNRDILL; encoded by the coding sequence ATGAAATTACTGTTTGATGAAAATTTATCACCCAAATTGCCGCGTTTACTGGCTACTGAATTTCCTAATAGTCTTCACGTTAGGGATATTGGGATGAAAGGATTTGCCGATGAAATAATTTGGGAATATGCCAAAAATAATAATTTCATTGTGATTTCTAAAGATTCAGATTTTTATCAACGGGCATTACTTTACGGTCATCCACCCAAATTAATTTGGCTTCGGATTGGGAATTGTAATCGTGACATTCTCTTGTAA
- a CDS encoding DUF433 domain-containing protein has protein sequence MNYRQRITINPSIRSGKPCIINTRITVNDVLDYLGGGMTIEEVLDDFPDLTLEDIQACFAFAADRNRHLMIIPDEITV, from the coding sequence ATGAATTATCGTCAAAGAATTACAATTAACCCCTCCATTCGTAGCGGAAAGCCCTGTATTATTAACACTCGCATCACCGTTAATGATGTTTTAGACTATTTGGGGGGAGGGATGACGATTGAGGAAGTTTTAGACGATTTTCCCGATCTAACTTTAGAAGATATACAAGCCTGTTTCGCTTTTGCTGCTGACCGCAATCGCCATTTAATGATTATTCCCGATGAAATTACTGTTTGA
- a CDS encoding Rpn family recombination-promoting nuclease/putative transposase, with product MFDNVSKFLAENFSEDYATWLLGRAVTLTKLSPTELSLEPIRADSLILEQSEDLVLHLEFQTEPDENMGFRMLDYRVRVYRRFPLKTMHQVVIYLKPTQSNLVYQDSFQLGETTHRYRVIRLWEESSDLFLISPGLLPLAVLTQSSDPELKLRQVAEVLETITDNRVRGNLMTAASVFGGLVLKPELIKTILRSEIMKESAVYQEILQEGEQRGLLKGEQRGLLKGEQRGLLKGEQIGLLKGKLETIPLLIKLGLTIAEIAEELDIDIALVDQFVANQNH from the coding sequence ATGTTTGATAATGTCTCCAAATTTCTCGCCGAAAACTTTTCTGAAGATTATGCCACTTGGTTACTCGGTCGTGCCGTTACCTTGACAAAACTGAGTCCAACGGAATTATCTTTAGAACCGATCCGCGCTGATTCTCTCATTCTCGAACAATCGGAAGATTTGGTTTTGCACCTGGAATTTCAGACTGAACCTGACGAAAATATGGGTTTTAGGATGTTAGATTATCGAGTCAGGGTCTATCGCCGTTTTCCGCTTAAAACCATGCACCAGGTTGTCATTTACCTGAAACCTACTCAATCGAATTTGGTCTATCAAGATAGCTTTCAACTCGGAGAAACAACTCATCGCTATCGAGTGATTCGTCTCTGGGAAGAATCTTCCGATTTATTTCTAATCAGTCCAGGGTTATTGCCCCTAGCGGTATTAACCCAAAGTTCCGATCCTGAATTAAAATTGAGACAGGTTGCCGAGGTCTTAGAGACAATTACGGACAATCGAGTTAGGGGAAATCTGATGACAGCCGCCTCGGTGTTTGGAGGACTTGTTCTAAAGCCTGAGCTTATTAAAACAATTTTACGGAGTGAAATCATGAAGGAATCAGCCGTTTATCAGGAAATTTTACAGGAAGGAGAACAGCGGGGTCTTCTCAAAGGGGAACAGCGAGGTCTTCTCAAAGGGGAACAACGCGGTCTTTTAAAAGGGGAACAGATTGGTCTGCTTAAGGGCAAACTTGAGACAATTCCCCTACTGATAAAGTTAGGGTTAACGATCGCGGAAATTGCTGAGGAGTTGGATATTGATATTGCTTTAGTTGATCAGTTTGTCGCTAATCAGAATCATTGA